Proteins encoded together in one Vanessa cardui chromosome 19, ilVanCard2.1, whole genome shotgun sequence window:
- the LOC124537772 gene encoding uncharacterized protein K02A2.6-like, translated as MRARPLAYALREPVERALDQLVRDGVITPVTTSDWATPIVPVMKKDGTIRVCGDFKLTLNKCLEVDRFPLPRVEDLLVKLHGGVKFTKLDLSQAYAQLELDESKKYTVINTHKGLFRYNRLIYGLASSPGIFQRMLEQLFADMPRVGVFLDDVIITGEDDQSHLKTLHEVFNRLQKYGLKIKKDKCTFFADSVTYLGFVISKEGVHTCPNKIEAIQKVRIPNNVSELRSFLGLVMYYARFVPNISTILAPLYILLKKEKKYEWNTESNIAFNKVKQLLTSSEILAHYSPDLPLILTTDASSYGVGAVISHITAKGERPIAYASRVLNAAEKSYAQIEKEALAIIYGIKKFHTYLYGRKFTLRTDHKPLVAIFGDKHGIPTMAASRMQRWAVILAGYNYNIEYVQSNKNAADALSRFPTEEGKLQVEEKTYVNFIQNFLPITRKTVVEHQNKDNILKKVILYLQSGWSKTCDEEDLKPYFVRRNELYLDAGCIIWGYRLVIPKSLTFELLKEIHVGHLGIVKMKSIARSYVWWPGIDADIERTCNECVTCAMENAAPPKAPIKPWPFIPEPWSRLHIDFLGPLNGKTFLVLIDSTSKWLEIFNMPNTTASVVIKVLRETFARFGLPKEIVSDNGPPFSSKEYANFMRNNGIKVTFAPVYHPSSNGAAEGAVKLCKRAIKKSLRDGCDIDAALQTYLLAYRNVEQSTTGLSPAMILQRRRLRSRLDLLHRDWAVEDRVREVQNKQIERGKGVIRQFKQGDNVWVRNYGGGKKWLKGKIEGYIGSRNYLIGRDDGPPIKRHINQVKRRWVNFDLSTSKSQPQNLNMPSDHPISEPQLEIPTTESAKSSNTELIIPPSISTESHVDVPPPIRSQRVRKPVERFRIEFD; from the coding sequence ATGCGCGCACGACCGCTCGCTTACGCACTTCGCGAGCCTGTGGAGCGGGCGCTGGATCAGCTGGTACGGGATGGAGTGATCACGCCGGTTACTACATCTGACTGGGCTACACCGATCGTACCGGTAATGAAAAAGGACGGCACAATACGCGTATGtggtgattttaaattaacattaaataagtgCTTGGAGGTGGATCGTTTTCCGTTACCGAGAGTCGAGGATCTGTTAGTTAAATTACACGGGGGTGTCAAATTTACTAAGTTAGATCTGTCTCAGGCCTATGCTCAGCTTGAACTGGATGAATCAAAAAAATACACTGTTATAAACACCCATAAGGGTTTGTTTAGGTATAATAGACTAATTTATGGTTTGGCGTCGAGTCCAGGTATTTTTCAAAGAATGTTAGAACAACTATTTGCGGATATGCCTCGAGTGGGTGTTTTCCTAGACGATGTGATAATTACCGGGGAGGACGACCAATCACATTTAAAGACACTTCACGAGGTATTTAATCGATTACAAAAATatggtttaaaaattaaaaaagataagtGTACATTCTTTGCCGACTCTGTTACATATTTAGGTTTTGTAATTAGCAAAGAAGGGGTTCATACATGCCCAAATAAGATTGAAGCAATTCAGAAGGTTCGCATACCGAACAATGTATCCGAATTGCGTTCATTTTTAGGATTAGTAATGTATTACGCTAGATTTGTTCCAAACATTAGTACAATTTTAGCaccattgtatatattattaaaaaaagaaaaaaaatatgagtggAATACAGAAAGTAATATAGCTTTTAATAAGGTTAAGCAATTGTTAACATCTAGTGAAATTTTAGCACATTATTCACCTGACTTACCCTTAATTCTAACAACTGACGCTAGTAGTTATGGAGTAGGGGCTGTAATTTCACATATAACCGCTAAAGGAGAGCGACCTATAGCTTATGCATCTCGGGTGCTTAATGCTGCTGAGAAGTCGTATGCTCAAATAGAAAAGGAAGCTTTAGCTATAATTTATGGCATTAAAAAATTTCACACGTACTTATACGGAAGGAAATTTACGTTACGTACGGATCATAAACCGTTGGTAGCTATTTTCGGTGATAAGCATGGTATCCCTACAATGGCGGCTAGCAGAATGCAACGGTGGGCCGTTATTTTAGCcggttataattataacattgaaTACGTTCAAAGTAATAAGAACGCGGCCGATGCTTTATCTAGATTTCCAACGGAAGAAGGGAAACTACAAGTAGAGGAGAAAACTTAcgttaatttcatacaaaattttttACCTATAACACGAAAGACAGTAGTAGAACATCAGAATAAGGATAACATACTtaagaaagtaattttatatttgcaatcTGGGTGGTCCAAGACGTGCGACGAAGAAGATCTTAAACCGTATTTTGTACGCcgtaatgaattatatttagatgCTGGGTGTATAATTTGGGGATACCGCTTAGTAATACCTAAATCATTAACATTTGAATTACTAAAGGAAATACACGTTGGTCATTTAGGTATAGTAAAAATGAAGAGTATTGCACGTAGTTACGTTTGGTGGCCCGGTATCGACGCCGACATTGAACGCACTTGTAATGAGTGTGTTACGTGTGCAATGGAAAACGCAGCACCACCGAAAGCTCCGATCAAGCCATGGCCTTTTATTCCGGAACCATGGTCAAGATTACACATTGACTTCTTAGGACCGCTTAACggtaaaacatttttagtcTTAATAGATTCCACATCGAAATGGTTAGAGATTTTTAACATGCCAAATACGACCGCGTCTGTGGTTATTAAAGTTTTACGTGAAACTTTCGCCAGGTTCGGTTTGCCTAAGGAAATAGTTTCGGATAATGGGCCGCCTTTCTCGAGCAAAGAATATGCCAATTTTATGAGGAACAACGGTATTAAGGTTACATTTGCCCCCGTATATCATCCGTCTAGTAATGGAGCAGCGGAAGGCGCTGTTAAGTTGTGCAAACGggcaattaaaaaatcattaaggGATGGTTGTGATATCGATGCCGCATTGCAAACCTATTTATTAGCCTACAGGAACGTCGAACAAAGTACCACGGGTCTTTCACCTGCTATGATTTTACAACGTAGGCGTCTAAGATCAAGACTAGACTTATTGCATAGGGATTGGGCGGTGGAAGATAGAGTACGGGAGGTGCAAAATAAGCAAATAGAAAGGGGAAAAGGAGTAATAAGGCAATTTAAACAAGGGGATAATGTCTGGGTAAGAAATTATGGGGGAGGAAAGAAATGGTTAAAAGGTAAAATAGAGGGTTATATTGGGTCTCGAAATTACCTCATAGGTAGGGATGACGGTCCACCTATCAAAAGACACATTAATCAGGTAAAAAGACGTTGGGTAAACTTTGATTTATCTACGTCAAAATCGCAACCACAAAACCTAAACATGCCGAGTGATCACCCCATATCTGAACCACAGCTAGAAATACCGACGACTGAGTCGGCTAAATCATCCAACACGGAACTTATTATTCCACCATCGATTTCCACTGAGAGTCATGTAGATGTTCCACCACCGATTCGTTCCCAGCGCGTTAGGAAACCAGTTGAAAGATTCCGAATCGAATTTGATTAg
- the LOC124538062 gene encoding leucine-rich repeat-containing protein 24-like, with translation MSMRVSWARWYWIVIFTTCTARTASDWLDCAHIATCRCKWSSGKKTATCASGDLRRPPSLSSDIQVLDLHDNPLRNLPQEVFLNIGLLNLQRLNLRATKLRSIHADAFLELRILVEVDLADNDLAVLPRDIFRGNERLRLVVLSNNPLTILISDQFPTLPHLRMLLLDGCRLRTIQTNALRNLKSLETIDLRRNQLTFLRLITFSLPALKTMSLSGNPWRCDCRLREFKDWFLESKLGTEELVCVEPSTQSGNKWRNVPSENMACPPEVKSSTLVVRAEIGLAATFGCWVHGVPKPSVTWLLDGVEIRNSTIDCDMEETDTVVEDDTIDDKVPGSVRWVNITLLNVTSSAAGEWTCVAKSMAGESRAVISLVLPRSQTATARTAPGIPQLLGVVFGALGALACLGFIAAVACWQLRRRTVPPSRSFTDQEKRLIDASVVVSCDRSIADMASPCDFELTERSIDDQPRGCGFDPVHITIEGTPGAFPPPPAEFAVPVPYGNIFISVQVSGRGEPGKYPDLLSGGATLPRRRGTCCNAPAYDNMGPRVTATGSSTWSLPGASSDNVEVSETPVLTLPPPPPEFVSL, from the coding sequence ATGAGTATGCGCGTGTCGTGGGCTAGGTGGTATTGGATAGTTATCTTCACGACGTGTACGGCGAGGACCGCCAGTGATTGGCTCGACTGCGCCCACATCGCGACCTGTCGTTGTAAGTGGTCCTCCGGGAAGAAAACCGCCACGTGTGCCTCCGGTGACCTACGCCGCCCGCCATCTCTCTCATCAGACATTCAAGTATTGGACCTACACGATAACCCCTTAAGAAATCTCCCGCAGGAAGTTTTTCTGAACATTGGCCTTCTCAATTTACAACGGCTTAATTTACGAGCCACGAAACTTAGATCTATTCACGCAGACGCTTTTTTAGAATTAAGAATTTTAGTTGAAGTTGATTTGGCTGATAACGATTTGGCCGTTCTCCCAAGAGATATATTCAGAGGAAACGAAAGATTGCGACTGGTAGTACTTAGTAATAACCCATTGACAATATTAATCTCCGATCAGTTTCCAACACTTCCACATCTGCGAATGCTCCTGTTAGATGGTTGCAGACTAAGAACAATACAAACAAACGCCTTGCGAAATTTAAAATCACTAGAGACTATAGACTTACGAAGAAATCAACTTACATTCCTACGTTTGATTACTTTTTCACTACCGGCCTTAAAGACTATGTCATTGTCGGGCAATCCGTGGCGGTGTGATTGTCGTTTACGTGAATTTAAGGATTGGTTTTTAGAAAGTAAATTAGGAACGGAAGAATTAGTTTGTGTAGAACCATCGACACAGTCAGGAAATAAATGGCGCAATGTACCAAGCGAGAACATGGCTTGCCCGCCAGAAGTTAAATCAAGTACCTTGGTTGTGAGAGCTGAGATTGGTTTGGCTGCTACATTCGGTTGTTGGGTCCACGGAGTTCCAAAACCTTCAGTTACATGGCTCCTAGATGGTGTAGAAATACGAAATAGTACAATTGACTGCGATATGGAAGAAACGGATACAGTAGTTGAAGACGATACAATAGATGACAAAGTCCCGGGTAGCGTTAGATGGgtgaatataacattattaaatgtaacttCAAGTGCAGCTGGAGAGTGGACTTGTGTAGCTAAAAGTATGGCTGGCGAATCTAGAGCTGTTATAAGTCTCGTTTTACCTAGATCTCAAACAGCCACAGCACGAACAGCTCCAGGAATACCACAATTGCTCGGAGTTGTTTTTGGAGCTCTAGGTGCATTAGCATGTCTCGGATTCATTGCCGCGGTAGCTTGTTGGCAACTAAGAAGACGTACAGTACCACCAAGTCGGAGTTTCACTGATCAAGAGAAACGTTTGATAGATGCTTCAGTAGTAGTTAGTTGTGACCGTTCGATTGCTGATATGGCTTCTCCATGTGATTTCGAATTGACAGAAAGGTCTATCGACGATCAACCGAGAGGATGTGGCTTTGATCCAGTCCACATAACTATCGAAGGTACACCAGGTGCATTTCCACCTCCACCAGCGGAGTTTGCTGTTCCAGTTCCTTacggaaatatatttatatctgtcCAAGTGTCCGGTAGAGGTGAACCGGGAAAATATCCAGATTTACTAAGCGGTGGTGCAACACTACCTCGGAGAAGGGGAACATGTTGTAACGCACCCGCATATGACAATATGGGTCCCAGAGTGACAGCAACTGGTAGCTCCACGTGGTCACTCCCAGGAGCTAGCTCGGATAATGTAGAAGTATCAGAGACCCCTGTTCTTACCCTACCGCCGCCACCACCAGAGTTTGTCTCACTTTAG